The region GTGACAACCCCGATGAGGGACAAGAAAAAGATTACGATGGGCAACTCAAAGATGAGCCCGGTGCCGAACAAAATGATGATCGCCAGGTCGTAGTAAGCGTTTATGGAAATCATCGGTTGGAAGGGTTGGCCGATGACCACCAGGAAGCGCAGCGTATAGGGCAGGAGAACCAGAAAGGCAAAGATGGCGCCGGCGAGGAACAACACGGTCGAGAAGAAGACAAAGGGCACGACGACGCGGCGCTCATGTTTGTAAAGCCCCGGAGCGACGAATTGCCAAAGCTGCCAGAGGATGAAGGGCAGCGCGATGACGGCGCCAGCGTACAGCCCGACCGTGATGTAGAGTTTGACAGGGCCAGCCGGATCGGTAAAGACGAGCTGAACGGCCATTTTTTCTTTTCTCAAAGCTTCGAGCATCGGCACGGCAAGCCACTGATAAATCCGGTTAGCGTAATAAAGCCCGACCCCGGCGCCCACCGCCAGCGCGCCGACTGAATAGAGAATGTGCCGACGCAATTCCTCGAGATGCTCAAAAAAAGACATCTTCGAGGAACTTTCTTCGTTGTCAGGCAGGCGTGTTTGGTTCGGCATCCGTTTTGGGCATCTCCGGGGCGGCGGACTCCGAAGCCGACGGGGCAGGCTCCGTACCACCTTGTTGGTACGGGGCAGGCAAAGCAGCGGTCGGGTGGGGCTCAGCACCGTCCAAGGCGGATTGGGCTTGCTGTTCCAGCGTGCGCACCTCATCTTCCAGTTGATGGCGGAGGTCGCCGGAAGCCCTCCGAAATTCGGCCATCGTTCTCCCAATCGTGCGGGCCAGCTCGGGCAGCTTCCTGGGCCCAAAGATAAGCAAGGCCAAGAGGGCGATGAAGAGCATTTCGGTGAAGCCGATGGAGCCCATAAGCCCTCAAGGGCATCATAAGGAAGAGGTGCAAGGGTGTCAATCAGCGCCCTTTGGCGCTCCGGGGGCCTGTGCTATACTGCTTTGGAAGTTCAGGTCAGGAAAAGGGATCAGGCATGCGTTTACGCAACCGCGGATTCTGGCTGGCCCTGTCGGTGCTCGCCCTTGGCGCGCTTCTGGGCGGCCTTTACGGCCCGCGCGTCCAGGCCACCGGCGCTGCCACCGACGTGCAGGATGCCATCAAGCAGTTTACCCGAGTGTTTGCCATCGTCGAGCAGAATTACGCCGACCCGGTGGACGCTGAGCGAGCCCTCTACCAGGGCGCTATCCCCGGAATGCTGCGCACGCTGGATCCCCACTCGGCCTTTTTTGATCCGCGCAGCTTCCGATTGCTGCGCGAAGAGCAGCACGGGCGGTACTACGGCGTCGGCATGCAGGTGGCCCCGCGCGACGGCAAGACCGTTGTGCTGGCGCCCTTCTATAACTCGCCCGCTTATCGCGCCGGCATCCGGCCGGGCGACGTCATCCTTGGGGTGGACGGCAAGTCCACCGCCAACATGACGACCACCGAGGTGGCCGACATGTTGAAAGGTCCCAAGGGAACCGCGGTTTCCATCACCCTCGGCCGCGAGGGCCTTCTCGAACCACTCAACGTTTCCGTGGTGCGGGATGAAATCCCCCGCCACGGCGTGGATCAATACCTGCTGGTAAGGCCGGGGATCGGCTACATTCGGCTGACCAGTTTCAACGAAGTTACCGACAAAGAACTGGCCGAAGCCCTCGTCAAATTGAACGCCCGCAATCTTCAGGGGCTGATTCTCGATCTCCGGAACAACACGGGCGGGCTGCTGAGCGCAGGCGTGGCCGTCGCCGACATGTTTCTGCAAAAGAACCAAATTATTGTTTCCCATCGTGGCCGGGGAGCCGAGAAGCCCTACTATGCCACTCGTGGCAGCGGCGGCTTGGACGTGCCGGTCATCGTCCTGATCAATCATTATTCGGCCAGCGCTGCCGAGATCGTGGCCGGCGCCCTGCAAGATCACGACCGGGGTCTGGTGCTCGGCGAAACCAGTTTCGGCAAGGGTCTGGTGCAGACCATCTACCCGCTCGATGAGGATGCCGGCCTGGCGCTCACCACCGCCAAGTATTACACGCCCTCCGGACGCCTGATTCAGCGAGACTATGCCCACGTTTCGCTCTACGAGTATTATTACGGCCCAAAGGGAAACCGCACCAAAGAGGCGGAGGTGAAACAAACCGATGCCGGCCGGGAGGTCTTTGGCGGCGGCGGCATCACTCCCGATGTGACGGTGCCCACACCGGAATTGAATCGCTTCCAGCAACTCTTGCTCCGCCGCGATGTCGTCTATCCCCTCGAAATGGGCGTGGGCGGCTTTGCCAAGCATTACCTGGCCGAACACCCTGACATCGCCCGCGACTTCCAGGCCAACGATGAGGTGCTGCAGGATTTCCGCAAGTTTCTCGATCAGCAGAAAGTGTCCTTCACCGAGCCGGATATCACGGAAAACCTCGACTGGATCAAGCGCAAGATCAAGAGGGAGTTGTTTCTGTCCATCTATGGCGCCAATGAAGCCTTCCGAGTCGAGCTCGAGGGCGACGTGCAGGTCCAAAAAGCGATTACCTCCATTCCCCTGGCGCGTGAGCTCAACGACAAGGCCAAGCGAGTGCTCGCCGAACGCCTTTCCCAGCCGCGGATCCGACGCTAGCTTGATAAGGCAGTATCGGCCTTCAGGCCGACAGGCATGACGCGCTAAAAACGCGTCGCTGCTATATCGGGACTCATCCCGCTACTCGTTCCAATCCCGAATCAGAATCTCACTTTGGAATAGGGTTCCAAATTGCCTCCCATGGCAGGCGGAGATTCGCTCGATTCCCCAGCGTTTGAAGCACTTAGCGTTGTCCTCGCCCGCATAGGGATTGGCGCATGGATTGCTTGAGCCGTGAAGAGAAGCGTTTGCCCCCGGGCCACCCTCCCGACCCGCCAGGAAGCTACAGCAAGGTACGAACCATGGGCACAAAGAACCATTCCAGTCGCGCGAGTCCCGCGGCAGCTCAAATCGAGCGGCGTCGCTCCGAGCGCCTGATCGCTTCTTTCCCCGTTGAGGTCTCCGGCTACGATGCCGAGCATAATTTTTTTGTCGAAAAGACGGCCACGCTGGAAATCTCCCGCGACGGCGGTCGGATTCTTCTGAACCGGCCGGTCAAGGTTGGCAAGGAGTTGCACATTCGGATGCGCGATCCCTCTACTTCGCCTTCTGTGTCAGAACACCTGATGGTTTTTCGAATTATTTGGGTCGGAAATCCCGACGCGAGTGGCCGGAGAGCAGTGGGGGCCGAGTGCCTCGCCAGCACCGAGTTCTGGCAAAACACCTACGAACGCAGCCGGTCAGAAAGCCGCTAGAACGTCAGGTGACAGGTGGCAGGTCTTAGGTCTTGAGTCTTGAAATTGGTGGACGGCATGGGAGGAGTTTACCCTGAGCGAGTCCGCCGTGCCGGACGAGTCGAAGGGAACCCACGGCCTCCGCAGATCGCTGCGACCCGATTTTCGCTTTTCGAATTTCGATTTTCGCTCTTTTGGGCTGGTGGACGGCATGGGATTCGAACCCACGGCCTCCGCGTTGCGAACGCGGCGCTCTCCCAACTGAGCTAGCCGCCCACGGGCCTCATCCTAACATAGGCCGCCCTCGGCCTCCAAGACAGCCCGCCACGGCAAGGATTTACTTCAGGGCAAGGCTTCAGTGGGTTCACGTCGAGCGGCGGCAGCGTTTCCTCGTCAGGAGCGCAGGCGCTCGAGAGCCTGACGGAGAATTCCATCGAGCGCCGACGGATCCGGCACGCTTCCCTGCGCGAATTGTTTCGACCCGCCACCCTTGCCGCCAAACTCCTCCAAGACGGCACGGAGGAGCGAGCCCATGTCACCGGGAAGATTGGCGGACTGGGCGAAGATGACGGCAGCCGGCGTGGTCTGCCCCGAACCATAAAGGTTCGGGGCCCGGTTGGCAAAAAGCACGACCACGCTCTCTTCAGCAATCAGCCGCGTGGCAAGCTGTCGCAAATAGTTCGCATCGGCCGCATCGAAGACCTTGACAACGAGCCGGCACCCGCCCTCGACCGTCGCTGCGGCAAGCCCCGCACCGTGATGGTACGGGGCGAGCAGTTCTCGAGCCTCGCATTCAGCCAGGCGCGCCAGAAGTTGGCCGCGGTCTTGTTCCACCTGTTTGCGCTCTTCGAATTGCTTCCGGACAAGGCCGGGAACTTCCTCGAGAGCGCAGGAAAACATTCTGGCCGCCTCGGTGAGGGTCGAAAAATCCGCC is a window of Candidatus Acidiferrales bacterium DNA encoding:
- the tatC gene encoding twin-arginine translocase subunit TatC; translation: MPNQTRLPDNEESSSKMSFFEHLEELRRHILYSVGALAVGAGVGLYYANRIYQWLAVPMLEALRKEKMAVQLVFTDPAGPVKLYITVGLYAGAVIALPFILWQLWQFVAPGLYKHERRVVVPFVFFSTVLFLAGAIFAFLVLLPYTLRFLVVIGQPFQPMISINAYYDLAIIILFGTGLIFELPIVIFFLSLIGVVTPGFLWRNFRYAVLVIALAAAAVTPTTDIFTMCLFMVPMMLLYLVSIGVSYFVVRRKRRAAPPRRAAEPAK
- a CDS encoding twin-arginine translocase TatA/TatE family subunit, with translation MGSIGFTEMLFIALLALLIFGPRKLPELARTIGRTMAEFRRASGDLRHQLEDEVRTLEQQAQSALDGAEPHPTAALPAPYQQGGTEPAPSASESAAPEMPKTDAEPNTPA
- a CDS encoding S41 family peptidase, translating into MRLRNRGFWLALSVLALGALLGGLYGPRVQATGAATDVQDAIKQFTRVFAIVEQNYADPVDAERALYQGAIPGMLRTLDPHSAFFDPRSFRLLREEQHGRYYGVGMQVAPRDGKTVVLAPFYNSPAYRAGIRPGDVILGVDGKSTANMTTTEVADMLKGPKGTAVSITLGREGLLEPLNVSVVRDEIPRHGVDQYLLVRPGIGYIRLTSFNEVTDKELAEALVKLNARNLQGLILDLRNNTGGLLSAGVAVADMFLQKNQIIVSHRGRGAEKPYYATRGSGGLDVPVIVLINHYSASAAEIVAGALQDHDRGLVLGETSFGKGLVQTIYPLDEDAGLALTTAKYYTPSGRLIQRDYAHVSLYEYYYGPKGNRTKEAEVKQTDAGREVFGGGGITPDVTVPTPELNRFQQLLLRRDVVYPLEMGVGGFAKHYLAEHPDIARDFQANDEVLQDFRKFLDQQKVSFTEPDITENLDWIKRKIKRELFLSIYGANEAFRVELEGDVQVQKAITSIPLARELNDKAKRVLAERLSQPRIRR
- a CDS encoding PilZ domain-containing protein; the protein is MDCLSREEKRLPPGHPPDPPGSYSKVRTMGTKNHSSRASPAAAQIERRRSERLIASFPVEVSGYDAEHNFFVEKTATLEISRDGGRILLNRPVKVGKELHIRMRDPSTSPSVSEHLMVFRIIWVGNPDASGRRAVGAECLASTEFWQNTYERSRSESR